The Haloarcula laminariae genomic sequence CTGCAGAGTGGCGGTCCTTTCGACAGGGTCACCAACTAATCTAGAGCGGAACGCTTAGAACCGGGCCGGACCCACCACCTGGCATGGGGCTGTTTCGCTCGGGCGAGATTCTCGGCATCGCCGAGTCGGCACTGGAGTTTGCGCGGGCCGCGTCCGAGGACACGCATCCGAACGAGTACATGGGACTGCTGCGGGGCGACGCGGCCCGGAAGGTCGGGCTGGACCGGGACGGCACCGTCCTGACGGACGTGCTGGTCATCCCGGGGACCGAGTCGAACGCCGTGAGTGCGACGGTCAAGACGAGCATGGTACCGAACGACATGCGCGCGGCGGGGTCGATTCACTCACATCCCAACGGGGTCCTGCAGCCGAGCGACGCCGACCTGGCCACCTTCGGGCGCGGGGACGTCCACATCATCGTTGGCTACCCGTACGGGCCCGACGACTGGCAGGCCTTCGACAACGACGGCGAGCCGATCGAGCTCCCCGTCCTCGATATCGACCCGCCCGAGGAGACGTTCTTCGACTTCGACCAGCACGACATCGACCAAGAGCTTCGCGAGGAGGAGTGGGATTCGTGACCCGCGTCGTCGCGCAGGGCACGTTCGACCTGTTACATCCCGGCCACGTCCACTATCTGCGGGACGCGGCCGCGATGGGCGAGGAGCTACACGTCATCATCGCCCGCTCGGAGAACGTCACGCACAAGGAGCCGCCCGTGGTCCCCGACGAGCAGCGCCGGGAGATGGTGGCGGCGCTGAAACCCGTCGACGAGGCCCACCTCGGCCACCCGGAGGACATCTTCGTCCCCATCGAACGCATCGACCCGGGCGTCATCGCGCTCGGGTACGACCAGCACCACGACGAGGAGCGGTTGCAGGCGGCCCTCGGGGAGCGGGGCATCGACTGCGCGGTTCGGCGGGCGAGCCCGCTGGAGCGCGACGACGCCGACCGGTTGCTCTCGACCGGGCGCATCATCGACCGGATTCTGTCCGAGCGGAGCGAGTAGCCGTCCCGCGTGGCGAGGAGTTGGTCTCGGTCTCCCCGTCGGTGGGGCTCGCCGTCGCGCCTTCGACCGTGAGTGTCGCCGTCGAGACGGTCGTCCCGTCAGCGCCGCCGGCGCGGGCTTGGACCGGCAGCGAGTACTTGCCGGGCGCCGCGTTCGGCGGGATGGCGACGATGAACGAGCCAGTCACCGTCCCTATCGGGGGTTCCCAGAGCAGTTCCGGCGGATACATCTCACGGACGGAGGTCGGTCCGGGGTCGAAATCACCCTGTGTCACTTGCCAGACCGGCGGGAGCGCCTCGACGCGGTACGTGACGACGCCGACGCCGCGGGCCGTCAGCTCGACGCCGACCGCCTCGCCGGGCGCGCCCGTGGCCCCGGTGGTCGTCAGTCCGAAGTCGCGGTCGGTCCCCTCGGCGGAGTCGCCACAGCCCGCGAGGGAACCGAGCGTCCCGCCGGCGAAAAGCGACAGCACCGCACGTCTGCTTGGCATACCAACCGCTCCGTGCCCCGCGGCAAAAACAGTTAGCTTTCTTATATGAGGTCGTGCTCGGCCAGCCGGTCGACCGCCTCTTCCAGCCGCTCCTTGCTGTTGGCATAGGAGATGCGGGCGTAGCCGGGCGTGCCGAACGCGCTGCCCGGGACGGTCGCGACCTGCGCCTCCGAGATGGCCTCGTTGCACCACTCGGTGTCGTCGCCCTCGGGCGCGATTTCGGGCATCATGTAGAACGCGCCCTGGGGCTCGGGGACGTGGACGCCGTGGTCCTCGAAGAGACCCATCAGGAACTCGCGGCGCTCGGCGAAGGCCTGGCGCATCTCCTCGACGGCCTCGTCGGTGTTCGTGATGGCCTCGACGCCGGCGTGCTGGACGAAGTTCACCGCACAGGAGACGGAGTGGGAGTGGACCTTCCCGGCCTGGGAGACCAGCTCCTCGGGCCCGGCGAAGTAGCCCAGCCGCCACCCGGTCATCGAGTAGGCCTTCGAGAAGCCGTTGAGCGTGACCGTGCGGTCTTCCATGCCGTCGAACGTGCCAAGCGAGTGGGCCTCGGCGCCGTCGTAGGTAATCTCCTTGTAAATCTCGTCGGAGATGACCGTGATGTCGTGTTCGACTGCGAGGTCGCGGACGCCCGCCAGCGCCTCCTCGGAGTAGACCGCGCCGTGGGGGTTCCCCGGCGAGTTGACGACCAGCAGTTCGGTGTCGTCGGAGACGGCCTCGGCGAGGTCGTCGAGTGCGCCCTCAAGCTGGAAGTCGTGTGCCGCGGTGTCGACGCGGGTCAGCGTGCCGCCGGCCAGCTTCGCCATCGCCTCGTAGGAGACCCACGCCGGGTCCAGCAGCGCGACCTCGTCACCGTCGTCGATTATCGTCTGGAATATCTCGTAGAGGGCCTGTTTGCCCCCGGGCGTGACGATGATGTTGTCGGTCCCGTACTGGGTCAGCCCGTCGTCGTGGAGCTTCCCGGCGATGGCCTCCTTCAGTTCGGGAATGCCGTTCGAGGAGGTGTAGCCGGTGTGGCCCGCGTCCAGGGCGTCCTTGGCGGCGT encodes the following:
- a CDS encoding Mov34/MPN/PAD-1 family protein, whose amino-acid sequence is MGLFRSGEILGIAESALEFARAASEDTHPNEYMGLLRGDAARKVGLDRDGTVLTDVLVIPGTESNAVSATVKTSMVPNDMRAAGSIHSHPNGVLQPSDADLATFGRGDVHIIVGYPYGPDDWQAFDNDGEPIELPVLDIDPPEETFFDFDQHDIDQELREEEWDS
- a CDS encoding FAD synthase, which translates into the protein MTRVVAQGTFDLLHPGHVHYLRDAAAMGEELHVIIARSENVTHKEPPVVPDEQRREMVAALKPVDEAHLGHPEDIFVPIERIDPGVIALGYDQHHDEERLQAALGERGIDCAVRRASPLERDDADRLLSTGRIIDRILSERSE
- a CDS encoding pyridoxal phosphate-dependent aminotransferase, with protein sequence MTMDFASRVERVEPSATLAISNKAAELEAEGKDVVDLSVGEPDFDTPENIKDAAKDALDAGHTGYTSSNGIPELKEAIAGKLHDDGLTQYGTDNIIVTPGGKQALYEIFQTIIDDGDEVALLDPAWVSYEAMAKLAGGTLTRVDTAAHDFQLEGALDDLAEAVSDDTELLVVNSPGNPHGAVYSEEALAGVRDLAVEHDITVISDEIYKEITYDGAEAHSLGTFDGMEDRTVTLNGFSKAYSMTGWRLGYFAGPEELVSQAGKVHSHSVSCAVNFVQHAGVEAITNTDEAVEEMRQAFAERREFLMGLFEDHGVHVPEPQGAFYMMPEIAPEGDDTEWCNEAISEAQVATVPGSAFGTPGYARISYANSKERLEEAVDRLAEHDLI